From the genome of Glycine max cultivar Williams 82 chromosome 2, Glycine_max_v4.0, whole genome shotgun sequence, one region includes:
- the LOC100500027 gene encoding Signal recognition particle 19 kDa protein-like translates to MDGAELSNIKKWIVMYPVYINSKKTMAEGRRIGLAKACENPTCAEIGDCCSYLKLPFAIEIDKAYPRDFMQRGRVRVLLKKEDGTLFNSTISSRKQLMVKVAEMVPRHHGRTKKQETSSTSTAGPSTKSGKGGKKRR, encoded by the exons ATGGACGGTGCCGAATTGTCCAACATAAAGAAATGGATTGTGATGTATCCTGTTTACATAAACTCCAAAAAAACGATGGCCGAAGGAAGACGCATTGGCCTCGCCAAAGCCTGCGAAAACCCTACTTGCGCTGAAATCGGTGATTGCTGCAGCTATCTGAAGCTTCCTTTTGCAATTGAG ATAGACAAGGCGTACCCTCGTGATTTCATGCAGAGAGGGCGCGTGAGGGTGTTGCTGAAGAAGGAGGATGGAACTCTCTTTAATTCAACCATCTCATCCA GAAAGCAACTAATGGTAAAGGTTGCAGAGATGGTACCTAGGCATCATGGAAGGACCAAGAAGCAGGAGACTTCATCAACATCAACTGCTGGACCTTCCACCAAATCTGGGAAGGGTGGAAAAAAGAGGAGATAA
- the LOC100818889 gene encoding uncharacterized protein isoform X2: MRYGGGKRRSLSLKPLFVLCVVVTGLGLLVLSLRPLDAPASSTVPLSRASSSEFNTFSNNGSRVESILAVRHVGERPCKTVEEMGEDFGGGVGKESLRVRRIIQNHFLANGASRVRDLPPEQFCRHGFVLGKASEAGFGNEMYKVLTAAALSIMLNRSLIISQTRGKYPFGDYISYSNFTFTVKEIKHLWRHKGCESKYGRKLVIRIDDFMKPVETNVICSNWKKWKQPIIWFHGTVDSVAAQFFLKNIHSQMRTAALNLFSDPQVLGIRPNVFGELMRVLIFPSEDVEAAVNWVIGGGENPDISLHMRMLMNRSGRAVQAMLRCLKKVIRSQHLMSSRPKVLHFDYDKFRGSMFKGLRITDSRRRDWGTAPRWVAFVDFFLASRAKYAAISGAHHRVGTTYAQLIAALAAAYNLGDKSSSRFTFLSSFQSNLLIDGLKNQGGWGHVWNRYAGPLSCRNQGNQCAFTPVLPSAWWDGLWQSPIPRDINRLASYGIKLSALGTVDENSLKKHCKKKKNVVRTFTFKL, encoded by the exons ATGAGGTACGGTGGAGGAAAGAGGAGGAGCTTGTCACTGAAACCATTATTTGTTTTGTGTGTAGTGGTGACTGGTTTGGGACTGTTGGTGCTTTCGCTGAGGCCCTTGGATGCTCCCGCTAGTAGCACCGTGCCTCTCTCGAGAGCTTCTTCTTCGGAGTTCAACACTTTTTCCAACAATGGCTCGCGCGTGGAAAGCATCTTGGCGGTTCGGCACGTGGGAGAGAGGCCATGCAAGACGGTGGAAGAAATGGGGGAGGATTTCGGAGGTGGTGTGGGCAAGGAGTCCCTCAGAGTGAGAAGGATTATTCAGAATCATTTTCTTGCCAACG gTGCTTCAAGAGTCAGGGATTTGCCCCCGGAGCAGTTCTGTAGACATGGCTTTGTTCTGGGGAAGGCAAGTGAGGCAGGTTTTGGGAATGAAATGTACAAGGTCTTAACTGCTGCAGCACTTAGTATAATGCTAAACCGCTCCTTGATCATCAGTCAAACCAG AGGAAAATATCCTTTTGGAGACTACATTTCTTATTCCAACTTTACTTTTACGGTTAAAGAAATCAAGCATTTGTGGagacacaaaggttgtgaaagcaAATATGGGAGGAAACTGGTTATAAGGATTGATGATTTTATGAAACCAGTAGAAACAAATGTTATCTGTAGCAATTGGAAGAAATGGAAGCAACCTATCATATG GTTTCATGGAACAGTAGATTCTGTGGCGGCACAGTTTTTCTTAAAGAATATACACTCTCAGATGAGAACTGCTGCTCTCAATTTGTTTAGTGACCCGCAAGTTCTAGGTATACGGCCTAATGTTTTTGGGGAGCTCATGAGGGTTCTCATATTTCCTTCAGAAGATGTTGAGGCAGCTGTCAATTGGGTTATTGGTGGTGGGGAGAATCCTGACATCTCATTGCATATGCGGATGCTTATGAATAG GTCTGGAAGAGCTGTGCAGGCAATGTTGCGTTGCCTGAAAAAAGTCATACGAAGTCAACATCTAATGTCATCAAGACCAAAG gttcttcattttgattatgACAAATTCAGAGGAAGTATGTTTAAAGGTTTGCGCATTACAGATTCTAGAAGGAGGGATTGGGGTACGGCGCCTAGATGGGTTGCTTTCGTCGATTTTTTTCTTGCTTCTCGTGCAAAATATGCCGCCATTTCTGGAGCTCACCACCGTGTCGGGACTACATATGCTCAATTAATCGCTGCACTGGCTGCAGCATACAATCTGG GGGACAAGTCTAGTTCAAGGTTTACATTCCTTAGCAGTTTCCAGAGTAATTTGTTGATTGATGGCCTAAAGAATCAGGGTGGTTGGGGCCATGTGTGGAACAGATATGCTGGTCCATTGAGTTGTCGCAACCAGGGCAATCAATGTGCCTTCACACCAGTTCTCCCTTCTGCTTGGTGGGACGGTCTTTGGCAGTCTCCAATTCCAAGGGATATTAATCGTCTGGCTTCCTATGGCATCAAATTATCTGCTCTTGGCACTGTTGATGAAAATTCCCTTAAAAAACActgtaagaaaaagaaaaatgttgtaCGAACCTTTACATTCAAATTGTAG
- the LOC100818889 gene encoding uncharacterized protein isoform X1, whose protein sequence is MRYGGGKRRSLSLKPLFVLCVVVTGLGLLVLSLRPLDAPASSTVPLSRASSSEFNTFSNNGSRVESILAVRHVGERPCKTVEEMGEDFGGGVGKESLRVRRIIQNHFLANGASRVRDLPPEQFCRHGFVLGKASEAGFGNEMYKVLTAAALSIMLNRSLIISQTRGKYPFGDYISYSNFTFTVKEIKHLWRHKGCESKYGRKLVIRIDDFMKPVETNVICSNWKKWKQPIIWFHGTVDSVAAQFFLKNIHSQMRTAALNLFSDPQVLGIRPNVFGELMRVLIFPSEDVEAAVNWVIGGGENPDISLHMRMLMNRSGRAVQAMLRCLKKVIRSQHLMSSRPKVVVVSDTPVVVKSIMYMSNISKFAEVLHFDYDKFRGSMFKGLRITDSRRRDWGTAPRWVAFVDFFLASRAKYAAISGAHHRVGTTYAQLIAALAAAYNLGDKSSSRFTFLSSFQSNLLIDGLKNQGGWGHVWNRYAGPLSCRNQGNQCAFTPVLPSAWWDGLWQSPIPRDINRLASYGIKLSALGTVDENSLKKHCKKKKNVVRTFTFKL, encoded by the exons ATGAGGTACGGTGGAGGAAAGAGGAGGAGCTTGTCACTGAAACCATTATTTGTTTTGTGTGTAGTGGTGACTGGTTTGGGACTGTTGGTGCTTTCGCTGAGGCCCTTGGATGCTCCCGCTAGTAGCACCGTGCCTCTCTCGAGAGCTTCTTCTTCGGAGTTCAACACTTTTTCCAACAATGGCTCGCGCGTGGAAAGCATCTTGGCGGTTCGGCACGTGGGAGAGAGGCCATGCAAGACGGTGGAAGAAATGGGGGAGGATTTCGGAGGTGGTGTGGGCAAGGAGTCCCTCAGAGTGAGAAGGATTATTCAGAATCATTTTCTTGCCAACG gTGCTTCAAGAGTCAGGGATTTGCCCCCGGAGCAGTTCTGTAGACATGGCTTTGTTCTGGGGAAGGCAAGTGAGGCAGGTTTTGGGAATGAAATGTACAAGGTCTTAACTGCTGCAGCACTTAGTATAATGCTAAACCGCTCCTTGATCATCAGTCAAACCAG AGGAAAATATCCTTTTGGAGACTACATTTCTTATTCCAACTTTACTTTTACGGTTAAAGAAATCAAGCATTTGTGGagacacaaaggttgtgaaagcaAATATGGGAGGAAACTGGTTATAAGGATTGATGATTTTATGAAACCAGTAGAAACAAATGTTATCTGTAGCAATTGGAAGAAATGGAAGCAACCTATCATATG GTTTCATGGAACAGTAGATTCTGTGGCGGCACAGTTTTTCTTAAAGAATATACACTCTCAGATGAGAACTGCTGCTCTCAATTTGTTTAGTGACCCGCAAGTTCTAGGTATACGGCCTAATGTTTTTGGGGAGCTCATGAGGGTTCTCATATTTCCTTCAGAAGATGTTGAGGCAGCTGTCAATTGGGTTATTGGTGGTGGGGAGAATCCTGACATCTCATTGCATATGCGGATGCTTATGAATAG GTCTGGAAGAGCTGTGCAGGCAATGTTGCGTTGCCTGAAAAAAGTCATACGAAGTCAACATCTAATGTCATCAAGACCAAAGGTGGTTGTGGTGTCAGATACACCTGTTGTTGTTAAAAGTATAATGTATATGTCTAACATAAGTAAATTTGCAGAG gttcttcattttgattatgACAAATTCAGAGGAAGTATGTTTAAAGGTTTGCGCATTACAGATTCTAGAAGGAGGGATTGGGGTACGGCGCCTAGATGGGTTGCTTTCGTCGATTTTTTTCTTGCTTCTCGTGCAAAATATGCCGCCATTTCTGGAGCTCACCACCGTGTCGGGACTACATATGCTCAATTAATCGCTGCACTGGCTGCAGCATACAATCTGG GGGACAAGTCTAGTTCAAGGTTTACATTCCTTAGCAGTTTCCAGAGTAATTTGTTGATTGATGGCCTAAAGAATCAGGGTGGTTGGGGCCATGTGTGGAACAGATATGCTGGTCCATTGAGTTGTCGCAACCAGGGCAATCAATGTGCCTTCACACCAGTTCTCCCTTCTGCTTGGTGGGACGGTCTTTGGCAGTCTCCAATTCCAAGGGATATTAATCGTCTGGCTTCCTATGGCATCAAATTATCTGCTCTTGGCACTGTTGATGAAAATTCCCTTAAAAAACActgtaagaaaaagaaaaatgttgtaCGAACCTTTACATTCAAATTGTAG
- the LOC100819960 gene encoding exocyst complex component EXO70B1, with protein MEKNLAENSGKAEDMNTGDNTTNSPAAPEPEDNKLDAKTDGEGEKAADSDHAEGDQDPKEEEKKEEEEEETAEAPPDSPPPNLEKVSEDIDKLLATQQHNADANKKEVTTFDTPNFIPIFLQLVEEKMKRYETNEAKLGENAEEKSSFLECVNRISKLMKHFSEYAQSHQEEDQEENKDKVKGKTDLIINGLGALQQRAMSFLEDEFRSLMEESRNQAKPAEQNQNQKGKQQQVAESSEPESPAEMVTDFPGLPEETVTKLSKIAKEMITGGYGKECCHVYALSRRHAFEDGMHKLLGYEKLSIDEVQKMQWEPLEREIPLWINTWKECTSVWFPGEWRLAESVFGEEKEQDSSLSTNNIAASLFANLSRGIMIQLLNFAESVAMTKRASEKLFKFLDMYETLRDVIPDMESLFPADDGEIKAETTSAKCRLGEAAVLIFCDLENSIKSETGKTPVAGGAVHPLTRYIMNYLRLACEYKDTLEEVFKEHSKMERADSTSRPQYEDTKPNNNNKQKENVSPFAAQLMRVMELLDTNLEGKAKLYKEVPLSCIFMMNNGRYIVQKIKGSTEIYEVMGETWCRKRSTELRTYHKNYQVETWSKILSSLSPKGLNENGKVHKPVLKERFKSFNAAFEEIHKTQSAWVVYDEQLQSELRVSISALVIPAYRSFLGRFSQYLDPGRQTVKYIKYQAEDVETCIDELFDGNPHGRR; from the coding sequence ATGGAGAAGAACCTTGCCGAGAATTCTGGCAAAGCCGAAGACATGAACACCGGCGACAACACTACCAATTCGCCGGCAGCGCCGGAGCCCGAAGATAATAAACTCGACGCCAAAACGGACGGCGAAGGAGAAAAAGCCGCGGATTCAGATCACGCCGAGGGAGACCAAGATCccaaagaggaagagaagaaggaagaagaagaagaagaaaccgCGGAGGCTCCACCGGATTCTCCCCCTCCAAACCTCGAGAAGGTTTCAGAAGACATTGACAAATTGCTCGCCACTCAGCAACACAATGCAGATGCTAACAAGAAAGAAGTCACCACATTCGATACGCCTAATTTCATCCCCATTTTCTTGCAACTAGtggaagagaaaatgaagaggTACGAAACAAATGAGGCAAAATTGGGTGAGAATGCGGAAGAGAAATCGTCGTTTCTGGAATGCGTGAATCGCATCTCAAAGCTGATGAAACATTTCTCGGAGTACGCTCAATCTCATCAAGAGGAAGAtcaagaagaaaacaaggaCAAGGTCAAGGGAAAAACAGACTTGATAATCAACGGCCTCGGCGCGCTTCAGCAGCGTGCGATGTCGTTTTTGGAGGACGAGTTTCGGTCTCTAATGGAAGAATCTAGAAACCAAGCCAAACCCGCAGAGCAAAACCAGAACCAGAAGGGGAAACAACAACAAGTGGCGGAATCTTCTGAGCCCGAGTCACCTGCAGAAATGGTTACGGATTTCCCGGGTTTACCGGAGGAAACGGTTACGAAACTGAGCAAAATAGCTAAAGAAATGATCACAGGCGGTTACGGAAAAGAGTGCTGCCATGTCTACGCGCTTTCGCGAAGGCACGCGTTCGAAGACGGAATGCACAAGCTACTAGGTTACGAGAAGCTCAGCATCGATGAAGTTCAGAAAATGCAGTGGGAGCCACTGGAGCGCGAGATCCCACTGTGGATCAACACGTGGAAGGAATGCACCTCCGTGTGGTTCCCTGGCGAGTGGAGGCTCGCGGAGTCAGTGTTCGGCGAAGAGAAGGAGCAAGATTCTTCCCTATCGACGAACAATATCGCGGCGAGCCTCTTTGCTAACCTCTCCCGCGGAATCATGATCCAGCTTCTCAATTTCGCGGAGAGTGTCGCCATGACGAAGCGCGCCAGCGAGAAGCTCTTCAAGTTCCTCGACATGTACGAGACCTTGAGGGACGTTATTCCCGACATGGAGAGCCTCTTCCCCGCCGACGACGGGGAGATCAAGGCCGAGACGACCTCGGCCAAGTGCCGCCTCGGCGAGGCGGCGGTGCTGATATTCTGTGACCTCGAGAACTCTATCAAATCGGAAACCGGAAAAACTCCGGTAGCCGGCGGCGCGGTGCATCCCCTCACGCGCTACATCATGAACTACTTAAGGCTAGCGTGTGAATACAAAGACACTTTAGAAGAAGTGTTCAAAGAACACTCCAAAATGGAGCGGGCAGATTCAACAAGCAGGCCACAATACGAAGATACCaaaccaaacaacaacaacaaacagaaagaaaacGTGTCACCTTTCGCGGCGCAGTTAATGAGGGTGATGGAGCTTCTGGACACAAATCTCGAAGGAAAAGCGAAGCTGTACAAAGAAGTACCACTGAGCTGCATATTCATGATGAACAACGGAAGGTACATAGTTCAGAAGATAAAAGGCTCTACGGAGATCTACGAAGTGATGGGAGAAACGTGGTGTCGCAAGAGATCGACGGAGCTGAGAACTTACCACAAGAACTACCAGGTTGAAACGTGGAGCAAGATTCTGAGTTCTCTTAGCCCTAAAGGTTTGAACGAGAACGGGAAGGTGCACAAGCCGGTGCTGAAGGAGCGCTTCAAGAGCTTCAACGCGGCGTTTGAGGAGATTCACAAGACGCAGAGCGCGTGGGTGGTGTACGACGAACAGCTTCAGTCGGAGCTTAGGGTTTCTATTTCCGCGCTCGTGATTCCGGCGTACAGGTCCTTCTTGGGAAGGTTTTCGCAATACTTAGATCCCGGAAGGCAAActgtaaaatatattaagtatCAAGCTGAAGATGTTGAGACTTGCATTGATGAGTTGTTTGATGGGAACCCTCATGGGCGTcgctag
- the LOC100785382 gene encoding cysteine-rich and transmembrane domain-containing protein WIH2, with the protein MSNFQRISHESHPPPGYGSPYPPPQPGYPSAPPHEGYPPPPPPPHGYGGYPPPQPPQRPPYDSYQGYFDNGHPPPPPPPHYHYQHVDHHHHHEEPGCFSFLRGCIAALCCCCVLEECCF; encoded by the exons ATGAGCAATTTCCAGAGAATATCACACGAATCCCACCCTCCCCCAG ggtACGGATCTCCTTACCCTCCACCCCAACCGGGTTACCCATCCGCACCGCCTCATGAAGGGTACcctccgccgccgccgccgcctcaCGGATACGGTGGGTACCCTCCGCCGCAGCCGCCGCAGCGTCCGCCGTACGACTCCTATCAGGGTTACTTCGATAACGGGCATCCACCGCCGCCTCCGCCGCCGCACTACCACTACCAGCACGTGGATCACCATCACCACCATGAGGAGCCTGGGTGCTTTTCGTTCCTCCGAGGCTG CATCGCAGCGCTTTGCTGTTGTTGTGTGCTAGAGGAGTGTTGCTTCTGA
- the LOC100788040 gene encoding protein AUXIN SIGNALING F-BOX 2, which produces MNFFPDEVIEHIFDYVTSQRDRNDLSLVCKNWHRLERCSRKSLFIGNCYSISPERVIERFPELKSLTLKGKPHFADFNLVPHGWGGFVSPWIEAMVKSRVDLEELRLKRMVVTDKSLELLSRSFMNFKSLVLVSCEGFTTDGLAAIAANCRFLKELDLQENEVDDHRGQWLSCFPDCCTSLVSLNFACLKGQINLGALERLVARSPNLKSLRLNHTVPLNALQRILRRAPQIVDLGIGSFIPDPNSNVFIKLMNTIIECKSITSLSGFFEVTPRCLPAIYPVCMNLTAMNLSYAAGIQSRELIKLICRCGKLQRLWIMDCIGDFGLHVVASTCKDLQELRVFPSVRVGRNDPAGVTEKGLVAISMGCPKLHSLLYFCQQMTNAALITVAKNCPNFIRFRLCILDPTKPDPDTVQPLDEGFGAIVQSCKQLRRLSLSGQLTDQVFLYIGVYAEQLEMLSIAFAGESDKAMLYVLNGCKKLRKLEIRDSPFGDSALLMDVGKYETMRSLWMSSCDVTIGACKALAKKMPGLNVEIFNGNEKVDRDVDDGQKVEKTYLYRTLVGRRKDAPEHVWTL; this is translated from the exons atgaatttttttccagatgagGTAATTGAGCACATATTTGACTATGTGACTTCACAAAGGGACAGGAATGACTTGTCTCTGGTGTGCAAGAACTGGCACAGGTTAGAGAGATGCAGTAGGAAGAGTTTGTTCATAGGGAACTGTTACTCCATAAGTCCTGAGAGAGTGATAGAGAGGTTCCCTGAGCTAAAGTCCTTAACTTTAAAGGGTAAGCCTCATTTTGCAGATTTTAATTTGGTTCCTCATGGTTGGGGTGGTTTTGTGTCTCCTTGGATTGAAGCAATGGTGAAGAGCAGGGTTGATTTGGAGGAGCTGAGGCTGAAGAGGATGGTGGTCACGGATAAGAGCCTGGAGCTACTTTCGCGTTCTTTCATGAATTTCAAGTCTTTGGTTCTTGTTAGTTGTGAAGGGTTCACCACCGATGGACTTGCAGCTATAGCTGCAAATTGTAG GTTCCTTAAGGAGCTGGATTTGCAGGAAAATGAAGTTGATGACCACAGAGGCCAGTGGCTAAGCTGCTTTCCTGATTGCTGTACATCACTTGTTTCTCTTAATTTTGCTTGCCTTAAAGGACAGATTAATCTGGGGGCTCTTGAGAGACTTGTGGCGAGATCTCCTAACCTTAAAAGCTTAAGGTTAAATCATACCGTGCCCCTCAATGCACTCCAAAGGATATTGAGGCGAGCACCTCAAATAGTGGACTTGGGTATTGGGTCATTTATCCCTGATCCAAATTCAAATGTCTTCATTAAGCTAATGAACACCATTATAGAGTGCAAGTCAATAACCAGTTTGTCAGGGTTTTTTGAGGTTACTCCTCGATGCCTTCCAGCTATATATCCTGTTTGTATGAACTTGACAGCTATGAACCTTAGCTATGCAGCAGGGATTCAGAGCAGAGAGCTAATAAAACTAATTTGCCGCTGTGGGAAACTTCAGCGATTATGG ATAATGGATTGCATTGGAGACTTTGGACTACATGTTGTGGCTTCCACATGTAAAGATTTGCAAGAACTAAGGGTTTTTCCGTCTGTTCGTGTTGGTAGAAATGACCCTGCAGGAGTCACAGAGAAAGGACTTGTTGCAATCTCTATGGGTTGCCCTAAGCTTCACTCATTGCTCTACTTCTGCCAGCAGATGACAAATGCCGCCCTCATAACTGTGGCTAAAAACTGCCCAAATTTTATCCGCTTTAGGTTGTGTATCCTTGACCCAACAAAACCTGACCCTGATACAGTGCAGCCACTCGACGAAGGTTTTGGCGCAATTGTGCAGTCTTGCAAGCAACTTCGGCGGTTGTCACTCTCCGGCCAGCTGACTGATCAAGTTTTCCTTTACATTGGGGTGTATGCTGAGCAGCTTGAGATGCTGTCTATTGCATTTGCTGGAGAAAGTGACAAGGCTATGCTCTATGTGCTGAATGGATGCAAGAAACTTCGCAAACTTGAGATAAGAGATAGCCCTTTTGGTGACTCCGCGCTTCTCATGGACGTAGGGAAGTATGAAACGATGCGATCCCTTTGGATGTCATCCTGCGATGTCACCATTGGAGCCTGCAAGGCACTTGCCAAGAAGATGCCAGGACTAAATGTGGAGATCTTTAATGGAAACGAAAAGGTAGATCGTGATGTGGACGATGGCCAGAAAGTAGAGAAGACGTATTTGTATAGAACACTGGTTGGGAGAAGGAAAGACGCACCAGAACATGTATGGACTCTGTAG
- the LOC100789635 gene encoding long chain base biosynthesis protein 2a, whose product MIAIPYLTALTTYFSYGLLFAFGQFRDFFRKIFDWCSANNLQGYAPICLGLEDFYIRRLYLRIQDCFGRPIASAPDAWFDVVERHSNDNNKTLKRTDKISRCLNLGSYNYLGFAAADEYCTPRVVDTLKKYSPSTCSTRVDGGTTVLHLELEECVANFVGKPAAIVFGMGYVTNSAILPVLMGKGSLIISDSLNHNSIVNGARGSGATIRVFQHNEPSHLEEVLREQIAEGQPRTHRPWKKIMVVVEGIYSMEGELCKLPEVIAVCKKYKAYTYLDEAHSIGAVGKSGRGVCELLGVDTADVDIMMGTFTKSFGSCGGYIAGSKDLIQHLKYACPAHLYATSISPPAAQQIISSIRVILGEDGSNRGAQKLAQIRENSNFFRSELQKMGFEVLGDNDSPVMPIMLYNPAKIPAFSRECLKQNVAVVTVAFPATPLLLARARICISAAHSREDLIKALQVISRVGDLVGIKYFPAEPTKQQQGGKSVKFD is encoded by the exons ATGATTGCGATTCCGTATTTAACTGCCTTAACCACCTACTTCAGCTACGGCTTGCTCTTCGCCTTCGGCCAGTTCAGGGATTTCTTCCGCAAAATCTTCGACTGGTGCAGCGCCAACAATCTTCAG GGTTACGCGCCGATCTGCTTAGGGCTCGAAGATTTCTATATTCGCCGCTTGTACCTCCGAATTCAG GACTGTTTTGGGAGACCAATTGCGAGTGCTCCTGATGCATGGTTTGATGTAGTCGAACGCCACTCGAATGATAACAACAAGACACTGAA ACGGACTGATAAAATAAGTAGATGCCTTAATTTGGGATCATACAACTATCTTGGTTTTGCGGCAGCAGATGAATACTGCACGCCTCGAGTAGTTGATACGTTGAAGAAGTATTCTCCAAGCACTTGCAGTACACGTGTGGATGGGG GAACAACTGTGCTTCACCTTGAATTGGAGGAGTGTGTTGCAAACTTTGTTGGGAAGCCAGCTGCTATAGTTTTTGGTATGGGCTATGTGACAAACTCTGCTATTCTTCCAGTCTTGATGGGGAAG GGAAGTTTGATTATTAGTGATTCATTGAACCACAACTCCATTGTTAATGGTGCACGAGGATCAGGAGCAACAATTCGCGTTTTTCAACATAACG AGCCATCTCATCTAGAAGAAGTGTTAAGAGAACAAATTGCTGAGGGACAACCTAGGACACATAGGCCTTGGAAGAAGATAATGGTTGTTGTGGAGGGGATATACAGCATGGAAGGAGAGCTTTGCAAACTTCCAGAGGTCATAGCTGTATGTAAAAAATACAAG GCTTATACATATTTGGACGAAGCACACAGCATTGGAGCTGTGGGCAAGTCAGGAAGAGGTGTTTGTGAGCTCTTGGGTGTGGATACTGCTGATGTTGACATTATGATGGGAACATTCACCAAATCTTTTGGATCCTGTGGAGGTTACATTGCAGGATCGAAG GACCTTATCCAACACTTGAAGTACGCTTGCCCTGCTCATCTTTATGCAACTTCAATTTCACCACCAGCTGCACAACAAATAATATCATCCATAAGAGTTATTCTTGGAGAGGATGGCTCCAATAGAG GTGCCCAGAAACTTGCACAAATTCGAGAGAATAGCAACTTTTTTAGGTCAGAACTGCAGAAGATGGGATTTGAGGTTCTTGGGGATAATGATTCTCCAGTAATGCCAATCATGCTTTACAACCCGGCCAAAATCCCTGCCTTTTCAAGAGAGTGCCTCAAGCAGAAT gTTGCTGTTGTGACAGTGGCATTTCCTGCAACCCCACTGCTACTGGCTAGAGCACGCATATGCATATCTGCAGCTCATTCAAGGGAAGACCTTATCAAAGCCTTGCAG GTTATTAGCAGAGTGGGTGATCTTGTTGGCATAAAATATTTCCCTGCTGAACCAACAAAGCAGCAACAAGGGGGTAAATCTGTGAAGTTTGATTGA
- the LOC100790694 gene encoding V-type proton ATPase subunit C, with product MATRYWVVSLPVQNSASTLWNKLQEQISKHSFDTPLYRFNIPNLRVGTLDSLLSLSDDTVKSNSFVEGVSHKIRRQIEELERVSGVVSSGLTVDGVPVDSYLTRFVWDEARYPTMSPLKEIIDGIHGQVAKIEDDLKVRVSEYNNIRSQLNAINRKQTGSLAVRDLSNLVKPEDIITSENLTTLLAIVPKYSQKDWLSSYETLTNYVVPRSSKKLYEDNEYVLYTVTLFSRVADNFRTSAREKGFQIRDFEYSHESYDSRKQELEKLVEDQESLRSSLLQWCYASYGEVFSSWMHFCAVRVFTESILRYGLPPSFLACVLAPSVKAEKKVRSILEGLSGSSNSAYWKTEDEGVGMAGLAGDADAHPYVSFTINLV from the exons ATGGCGACGAGGTACTGGGTGGTGTCTCTCCCCGTTCAAAATTCCGCATCCACTCTCTGGAACAAACTGCAGGAACAAATCTCCAAACACTCCTTCGACACTCCTCTCTACAGA TTCAACATCCCCAATCTCCGCGTCGGAACCCTAGACTCCCTCCTCTCCCTCAGCGACGATACCGTCAAG TCGAACAGTTTCGTGGAGGGAGTGTCGCACAAGATCAGGCGGCAGATTGAGGAGCTGGAGAGAGTGTCCGGCGTGGTGAGCAGTGGTTTGACGGTGGATGGAGTCCCCGTTGATTCCTACTTGACGCG GTTTGTTTGGGATGAAGCTAGGTACCCCACTATGTCGCCGTTGAAGGAGATCATCGATGGAATTCATGGTCAGGTGGCAAAGATTGAGGATGATCTCAAG GTTCGTGTTTCTGAGTATAACAATATCCGCAGTCAGCTTAATGCCATCAACCGAAAGCAAACTGGAAG CTTAGCTGTCCGTGATCTTTCCAACTTGGTAAAACCTGAGGATATTATAACTTCAGAAAATTTAACCACCCTTCTTGCAATTGTTCCCAAGTATTCACAGAAGGATTGGCTATCTAGCTATGAAACATTGACAAATTATGTG GTTCCCAGGTCTTCCAAGAAATTGTATGAGGATAACGAATATGTTCTTTATACTGTAACACTCTTCAGTCGTGTTGCAGACAATTTTAGAACTAGTGCACGGGAAAAAGGGTTCCAA ATTCGTGATTTCGAATACAGTCACGAATCATACGACAGTAGGAAGCAAGAGTTGGAGAAATTGGTGGAAGATCAGGAAAGTTTGAGGAGTTCTCTATTGCAGTGGTGTTATGCAAGTTATGGAGAg gTTTTCAGCTCCTGGATGCACTTTTGTGCAGTGCGTGTATTTACTGAGAGCATTCTGAGATATGGTCTTCCACCATCTTTCTTG GCATGTGTTTTAGCCCCATCAGTCAAAGCAGAGAAGAAAGTACGCTCTATCCTTGAAGGGTTGAGTGGTAGCTCAAACAG TGCTTACTGGAAGACCGAGGACGAAGGAGTTGGGATGGCTGGCCTAGCAGGTGATGCTGATGCCCACCCTTATGTCTCCTTCACTATCAATCTTGTTTGA